From a single Drosophila sulfurigaster albostrigata strain 15112-1811.04 chromosome 3, ASM2355843v2, whole genome shotgun sequence genomic region:
- the LOC133844442 gene encoding dynein axonemal assembly factor 1 homolog: MPILEAPAEYNESSPEHSLQPEIPILLGPLPGPAALAQLRPHLPEVRLQQQQQQQQQQQVERQNRRILARRNSYDRDVPIAEENEHYPPFVHLLPVVLPPQLPEPTLDELLRRVTQRTDLEHVESVRLRVISYSISLSRLSLFLPSLQQLDLSGSVLSSLRDLGYGLMQLTHLNISNCGLNSFDGTSGLPAIRVLIADGNMIQRVGPLSELSQLQVLQARNNRISELGLLSFLGLCPQLMQVELGGNPVCRLPLYRDTLRRSVPTLQQLDGQPIDVLDNADQEDSHSSVSSESESAVRPATAPQPQHSEAVAARNTRPASALVSLDAVRPQRQSISSTPVAGSVLGLVRQRRRRSGHAWVSSSSGSSGSSSAASTRAPSISSCSSASSSHSSLDMQSSNYTFSARGTID; the protein is encoded by the exons atgcctATATTAGAGGCACCTGCCGAGTACAACGAATCCTCACCGGAGCATTCACTGCAACCGGAGATTCCAATATTATTGGGACCGTTACCAGGACCTGCTGCACTCGCGCAGTTGCGTCCGCATCTGCCAGAGGTgcgactgcaacaacaacaacaacagcagcagcagcagcaagtggagCGACAGAATCGTCGCATATTGGCACGAAGAAATTCCTACGATCGTGATGTGCCCATTGCGGAGGAGAATGAGCATTATCCGCCCTTCGTGCACCTGCTTCCAGTTGTGTTGCCGCCACAATTGCCCGAGCCCACGCTGGATGAACTGTTG CGCCGAGTTACACAACGCACGGACTTGGAGCATGTGGAGTCAGTGCGTCTGCGTGTCATTTCCTATTCGATCAGCCTATCGCGACTATCGCTATTTCTGCCCAGCCTGCAGCAATTAGATCTTAGCGGCAGCGTGCTCAGCTCTCTGCGGGATCTGGGCTATGGCCTGATGCAGCTCACCCATCTGAACATCAGCAATTGTGGCCTTAACAGCTTTGACGGCACCAGTGGCCTACCTGCCATCAGAGTGCTCATTGCAGATGGAAATATGATACAGCGAGTGGGACCACTCTCGGAGTTAAGTCAACTACAAGTGCTGCAGGCGCGCAACAATCGCATCAGCGAACTGGGCTTACTCTCCTTCCTGGGCTTGTGTCCGCAGCTAATGCAGGTGGAACTGGGCGGAAATCCCGTCTGTCGTTTGCCACTTTATCGGGATACGCTGAGACGCAGTGTGCCCACGCTACAGCAGCTGGATGGGCAACCAATTGATGTGTTGGACAATGCAGATCAAGAGGATTCACACAGTTCGGTGTCCAGCGAATCCGAGTCCGCAGTACGACCAGCGACGGCGCCACAACCCCAACACAGTGAAGCAGTAGCAGCACGTAATACGCGTCCAGCCAGCGCCTTGGTTTCGTTGGATGCAGTGCGTCCTCAACGGCAGTCCATCAGCTCGACACCTGTGGCTGGCTCTGTGTTGGGTCTGGTGCGACAACGGCGACGACGCAGTGGCCATGCCTGGGTAAGCTCCTCTAGCGGATCCTCGGGCAGCTCCTCAGCGGCCTCAACGCGTGCGCCCTCGATCAGCTCATGCTCCTCCGCCTCCTCGTCGCACAGCAGCCTGGACATGCAATCTAGCAACTACACTTTCAGTGCACGTGGCACAATCGATTAA
- the LOC133843633 gene encoding uncharacterized protein LOC133843633 isoform X2 — translation MEATQPKVHRQHQRQRRTEARQRRLEREAAAAASTPPDHDGQDLSMAVVETLESCAAALNDTASTTTSTTVGRISAQSSADSIEMVGSPSQTSQQTVVLVNGHAPPTQDTLEESASLGADEPAVEAVEQPTEISTHLESPTQPTKQSDGSRNSSGDAMSLRETLRQLPATHGHRSRRTHSPQSPALRSLEVDSSFHRGILGYIDRELKQSSPTPSALSMGAGSSAGGGNSVGGGASRKQQSLSDPQASPAQRSLRSRNSFDKSPRRKRSKSESRRRRERKLIAAGEMEVRQANETLMRYLKQCSDMHDASLSGELEIDQSLEERRVHRKTKSQRDKRGQLIGKLYSAGGLSSILKELADDIAPADGDEIYNPFTPVVSPTDDTPAHIDKMFLQTSSGYRPVEQSYYKRSFVGAARGAAAGTSSGSGSGCIGAIDGISAAELGGAGRLFRSHGGGVGGGGGNSVSGRGSYGDTRCLLDAELNRNGISSNIQLACVIQRIWLLISNICHGLLAGLALAHLLFVLSSHPTDWAKVINSMSLAGETLGAASVSTTRATTTTITAATTTEMPNLVIELSNANAGMSAETGTGSTTTTTTTTTTTTSSETLALISDYAGFADIYLNTFYCLAIVCLVSVFDRMDICRWSFSNASELISFRWLIITMIYIATIILTICSDSIDEKLYLFNNNANITLTQQELLSNSVQSVWSSLSVTRSIAAISGWIMIGLTPQEDMLYEHLVDLTKYQLTNN, via the exons ATGGAGGCCACTCAGCCCAAGGTGCATCGTCAACATCAGCGTCAGCGACGAACGGAGGCGCGACAACGTCGCCTGGAGCGTGaagcagccgccgccgcctcaaCGCCTCCCGATCACGATGGCCAGGATCTCAGCATGGCTGTTGTCGAGACGCTGGAGAGCTGTGCTGCTGCCCTCAATGATACGGCATCCACAACAACGAGCACAACGGTGGGTCGCATCAGTGCCCAGAGTTCGGCGGACAGCATTGAGATGGTCGGCTCACCGAGTCAGACATCACAGCAAACCGTGGTGCTGGTGAATGGACATGCACCGCCCACGCAGGATACGCTCGAGGAGAGCGCATCGCTAGGTGCTGACGAGCCAGCTGTGGAGGCTGTCGAACAGCCAACGGAGATTAGCACACATCTGGAGTCGCCCACACAGCCGACAAAGCAGAGCGATGGCAGTCGCAATTCCTCGGGCGATGCCATGAGTTTGAGGGAGACGCTGCGTCAGTTGCCTGCAACGCACGGACATCGCTCGCGACGCACACATTCACCACAGTCGCCGGCGCTGCGTTCGCTGGAGGTGGATTCGTCCTTTCATCGCGGCATCTTGGGGTACATTGATCGCGAGCTCAAGCAGAGCTCCCCGACACCTTCGGCACTCAGCATGGGCGCGGGCAGCAGTGCTGGAGGTGGCAACAGTGTGGGTGGCGGCGCCTCGAGGAAGCAGCAATCGCTGTCCGATCCCCAGGCGAGTCCGGCACAGCGTTCGCTGCGTTCGCGGAACAGCTTCGACAAGAGTCCGCGTCGCAAGCGCAGCAAGTCGGAGTCGCGACGGCGGCGTGAACGGAAGCTGATTGCTGCCGGCGAGATGGAGGTGCGACAGGCTAATGAGACATTGATGCGTTACCTCAAACAGTGCTCGGATATGCACGACGCATCGCTGTCGGGGGAGCTGGAGATTGATCAGAGTCTCGAGGAGCGACGGGTGCATCGCAAGACGAAATCGCAGCGGGATAAGCGGGGTCAGCTCATCG GCAAACTTTACTCAGCTGGCGGGCTATCATCCATCCTGAAAGAGCTGGCTGATGACATTGCGCCCGCCGACGGCGATGAGATCTACAATCCATTCACACCCGTCGTCTCACCCACGGACGATACGCCCGCGCACATCGATAAAATGTTTCTGCAGACGTCATCGGGATATCGACCCGTCGAGCAGAGCTACTACAAGCGTTCCTTTGTTGGTGCCGCGCGTGGGGCAGCAGCTGGCACCAGCTCCGGCTCTGGCTCCGGCTGCATTGGTGCCATCGATGGCATCTCTGCTGCCGAGCTGGGTGGAGCCGGACGCCTCTTTCGCTCCCACGGCGGGGGcgttggcggtggcggtggcaacagCGTCAGTGGACGTGGCAGCTATGGAGATACGCGCTGTCTGCTCGATGCCGAGCTAAATCG TAATGGCATCTCGAGCAACATCCAACTAGCCTGTGTTATTCAACGAATTTGGTTGCTCATATCGAACATATGCCATGGGCTGCTAGCTGGTCTAGCCTTGGCCCATCTACTCTTTGTGCTGAGCAGCCATCCGACGGATTGGGCAAAGGTCATCAATAGTATGAGTCTTGCGGGCGAGACTTTGGGAGCTGCATCCGTATCGACAACACGGGCAACAACCACGACCAttacagcagcgacaacaacagagatGCCAAATCTGGTGATAGAACTGAGCAATGCGAATGCCGGAATGTCAGCGGAAACGGGAACTGGatcaacgacgacaacaacaaccacaacaacgacgaccACAAGTAGTGAAACATTGGCGTTGATTAGCGATTATGCCGGATTTGCGGATATATATCTAAACACTTTCTACTGCTTGGCTATCGTTTGTTTAGTTTCGGTTTTCGATCG CATGGATATCTGTCGTTGGAGCTTCTCGAATGCGAGTGAATTAATATCGTTCCGTTGGCTGATCATCACCATGATATACATAGCAACAATAATCTTAACTATATGCTCCGATTCCATAGACGAGAAACTATATCTGTTCAATAACAATGCAAACATAACGTTAACCCAACAGGAGTTG CTAAGCAACAGTGTGCAGAGCGTGTGGAGCAGTTTATCGGTGACGAGGAGCATTGCTGCTATATCGGGCTGGATTATGATTGGTCTGACGCCTCAGGAGGATATGCTGTACGAGCATCTGGTTGATCTAACCAAATATCAATTgacaaataattga
- the LOC133843633 gene encoding uncharacterized protein LOC133843633 isoform X1: MEATQPKVHRQHQRQRRTEARQRRLEREAAAAASTPPDHDGQDLSMAVVETLESCAAALNDTASTTTSTTVGRISAQSSADSIEMVGSPSQTSQQTVVLVNGHAPPTQDTLEESASLGADEPAVEAVEQPTEISTHLESPTQPTKQSDGSRNSSGDAMSLRETLRQLPATHGHRSRRTHSPQSPALRSLEVDSSFHRGILGYIDRELKQSSPTPSALSMGAGSSAGGGNSVGGGASRKQQSLSDPQASPAQRSLRSRNSFDKSPRRKRSKSESRRRRERKLIAAGEMEVRQANETLMRYLKQCSDMHDASLSGELEIDQSLEERRVHRKTKSQRDKRGQLIALVQSAGKLYSAGGLSSILKELADDIAPADGDEIYNPFTPVVSPTDDTPAHIDKMFLQTSSGYRPVEQSYYKRSFVGAARGAAAGTSSGSGSGCIGAIDGISAAELGGAGRLFRSHGGGVGGGGGNSVSGRGSYGDTRCLLDAELNRNGISSNIQLACVIQRIWLLISNICHGLLAGLALAHLLFVLSSHPTDWAKVINSMSLAGETLGAASVSTTRATTTTITAATTTEMPNLVIELSNANAGMSAETGTGSTTTTTTTTTTTTSSETLALISDYAGFADIYLNTFYCLAIVCLVSVFDRMDICRWSFSNASELISFRWLIITMIYIATIILTICSDSIDEKLYLFNNNANITLTQQELLSNSVQSVWSSLSVTRSIAAISGWIMIGLTPQEDMLYEHLVDLTKYQLTNN; the protein is encoded by the exons ATGGAGGCCACTCAGCCCAAGGTGCATCGTCAACATCAGCGTCAGCGACGAACGGAGGCGCGACAACGTCGCCTGGAGCGTGaagcagccgccgccgcctcaaCGCCTCCCGATCACGATGGCCAGGATCTCAGCATGGCTGTTGTCGAGACGCTGGAGAGCTGTGCTGCTGCCCTCAATGATACGGCATCCACAACAACGAGCACAACGGTGGGTCGCATCAGTGCCCAGAGTTCGGCGGACAGCATTGAGATGGTCGGCTCACCGAGTCAGACATCACAGCAAACCGTGGTGCTGGTGAATGGACATGCACCGCCCACGCAGGATACGCTCGAGGAGAGCGCATCGCTAGGTGCTGACGAGCCAGCTGTGGAGGCTGTCGAACAGCCAACGGAGATTAGCACACATCTGGAGTCGCCCACACAGCCGACAAAGCAGAGCGATGGCAGTCGCAATTCCTCGGGCGATGCCATGAGTTTGAGGGAGACGCTGCGTCAGTTGCCTGCAACGCACGGACATCGCTCGCGACGCACACATTCACCACAGTCGCCGGCGCTGCGTTCGCTGGAGGTGGATTCGTCCTTTCATCGCGGCATCTTGGGGTACATTGATCGCGAGCTCAAGCAGAGCTCCCCGACACCTTCGGCACTCAGCATGGGCGCGGGCAGCAGTGCTGGAGGTGGCAACAGTGTGGGTGGCGGCGCCTCGAGGAAGCAGCAATCGCTGTCCGATCCCCAGGCGAGTCCGGCACAGCGTTCGCTGCGTTCGCGGAACAGCTTCGACAAGAGTCCGCGTCGCAAGCGCAGCAAGTCGGAGTCGCGACGGCGGCGTGAACGGAAGCTGATTGCTGCCGGCGAGATGGAGGTGCGACAGGCTAATGAGACATTGATGCGTTACCTCAAACAGTGCTCGGATATGCACGACGCATCGCTGTCGGGGGAGCTGGAGATTGATCAGAGTCTCGAGGAGCGACGGGTGCATCGCAAGACGAAATCGCAGCGGGATAAGCGGGGTCAGCTCATCG CTCTCGTTCAATCTGCAGGCAAACTTTACTCAGCTGGCGGGCTATCATCCATCCTGAAAGAGCTGGCTGATGACATTGCGCCCGCCGACGGCGATGAGATCTACAATCCATTCACACCCGTCGTCTCACCCACGGACGATACGCCCGCGCACATCGATAAAATGTTTCTGCAGACGTCATCGGGATATCGACCCGTCGAGCAGAGCTACTACAAGCGTTCCTTTGTTGGTGCCGCGCGTGGGGCAGCAGCTGGCACCAGCTCCGGCTCTGGCTCCGGCTGCATTGGTGCCATCGATGGCATCTCTGCTGCCGAGCTGGGTGGAGCCGGACGCCTCTTTCGCTCCCACGGCGGGGGcgttggcggtggcggtggcaacagCGTCAGTGGACGTGGCAGCTATGGAGATACGCGCTGTCTGCTCGATGCCGAGCTAAATCG TAATGGCATCTCGAGCAACATCCAACTAGCCTGTGTTATTCAACGAATTTGGTTGCTCATATCGAACATATGCCATGGGCTGCTAGCTGGTCTAGCCTTGGCCCATCTACTCTTTGTGCTGAGCAGCCATCCGACGGATTGGGCAAAGGTCATCAATAGTATGAGTCTTGCGGGCGAGACTTTGGGAGCTGCATCCGTATCGACAACACGGGCAACAACCACGACCAttacagcagcgacaacaacagagatGCCAAATCTGGTGATAGAACTGAGCAATGCGAATGCCGGAATGTCAGCGGAAACGGGAACTGGatcaacgacgacaacaacaaccacaacaacgacgaccACAAGTAGTGAAACATTGGCGTTGATTAGCGATTATGCCGGATTTGCGGATATATATCTAAACACTTTCTACTGCTTGGCTATCGTTTGTTTAGTTTCGGTTTTCGATCG CATGGATATCTGTCGTTGGAGCTTCTCGAATGCGAGTGAATTAATATCGTTCCGTTGGCTGATCATCACCATGATATACATAGCAACAATAATCTTAACTATATGCTCCGATTCCATAGACGAGAAACTATATCTGTTCAATAACAATGCAAACATAACGTTAACCCAACAGGAGTTG CTAAGCAACAGTGTGCAGAGCGTGTGGAGCAGTTTATCGGTGACGAGGAGCATTGCTGCTATATCGGGCTGGATTATGATTGGTCTGACGCCTCAGGAGGATATGCTGTACGAGCATCTGGTTGATCTAACCAAATATCAATTgacaaataattga